AGATCGACCAGGTGCGCGCGCTGACGGCGACCACCGCCACCTCGCGCGGCCCGGCGCTGGAGGTCGAGGACAGCGCGGTGCTGTCGTTGCAGTCGACGGACGGCGTGCTCGGGGTGATCGAGGCCAGCTGGCGTACCGCACCCGGGGAGGCAGTCGTCACGGTGTCCGGCACCCACGGACGGCTGCACCTGGACTACGCCACGATGAGGTTGACCGAGGTCGACGTCGACGGGAACGAGTCGGTCGTAGAGGTCACCGGCGAGGATCGGTTCACCCGGCAGGCCAGGCACTTCCTGAGCTGTGTCGCCGGGACAGCTCAGCCGCGCGTCACGCCGACCGACGGTGCCCGCGCGATCGCCGTACTGGCGGAGGCGACCGCCTCGGCCGGTCCGCATGGATGACGACACCTGCGGTGTCGGCTTCGCCGAAACACGCCGTGGTGCGCATACACCTGCTCGAACTGATCCGGGACAACCTCGAGCCGCACCAGAAGTTGCCGACGGAGCGGAGGTTGTCCGACGAGCTGGGAGTGAGCCGGCTGACCGTCCGCAGGGCGGTCGAGCAACTGGTGGACGAAGGTGAGGTCTACCGGATTCAGGGATCCGGCACCTATGTCGCCGAGCCGGCGATCCGCAAGCGGGAGTTGCTGACTTCGTTCAGCGACGACATGCGTTCCCGCGGGCTCACTCCTGGCGCGAAGCTGCTGAAGGCCGAGGAGACGGTGGCCGGTGCGCGGGAGAGCTGGCTGCTCGGCGTGAGTCCGGGTGAGCCGCTGGTGCATCTGCTGCGACTCCGGTCGGCCGGCTCGGTGCCGATGTGCCTGGAGGAGGTGTGGTTGCTGGCGAGGCTGGTGCCCGGCCTGCTGGCAACCCCGCTGGAGGATTCGCTGTACGAGACGCTACTCGCGCGGTATTCGATCACGCTCGACCGCACCCAGCAGCAGGTGCGGGCGACCGTCGTCGACAACGCGCAGGCGGCGCTGCTCGAGGTCCCCGCGCTGACCCCTGCGCTGTTGGTGGAGCGGGTGACCTATGACGTACGGGGGCGTGCGGTCGAGCTGGCCTGCTCGCTGTATCGCGGCGACCGGTACACCCTGGAACAGACCCTGCGCCGCAGCCAGTGAGAACACCGGGCTCGAATGGGGAGCTCATCGGCGAGGTGTCCCACACGTTCGTGAGCTCCCGCCTCAGCCGGCGAACGGCCGGTCCGGATGCTTTCGGTTGTAGGCCGCGATGACGTGTTCGGACAGGCGGCCGCGGTCGCTGACGGCCAGTCCGTTGCGGCGTGCCCAGGTGCGCACCTCGCTTGTCGTTGCAGCCACAGACTGACTGCCGTTGTCTTTCTCCTCAAGGGGTTTCTGGTTGCCCCTGTCGACCGCGCGAACCGCCGAATGCAGGCTGCCCTCGACCTGTTCGCGTCGGCTTGGACTGTTCAGAACATCTGCAGCGGTGGCGACGAGTTCCTCGTACGAGCGATGCTGCCCATCTGCGAGCACCCACCGGATGAGTGCCTGGAGTTCACCGCGCGTGTACAGCGAGATGGCGTAACCGGGTTGAAGCGGCGGGCTGGTGCGACCGGACTCCGCAGGTCGCGCCGTGTCATCGGGATCGCCCGGACCGCCGTCCTCGAGCCTGTCCCATCCCCCAGCACGGGCACGCAGGAGTCGGGTTACGCTGCGGAAGCGAGTGGCCGAGTCCGAGTCGGGCGGGAAGTACTGCACCAGACCGGGGCGGCAGCCAACAGCACCATCGAACGGAACGTCACGCCTGAGGTGTACCGCCTCGACCACCGCCTTGGCTTCGTACTCCCGAACCCAGCAGACGATGCGCGGCCCCGCTGCACCCAACCTCTCGACAAGGACATTGGCGCGGTACTTCCGCGCAAGCTCTGCATCAGGCGCGTGGTACCTGGCCCACCCGGTCACCTTGTGGTTCTTCCAGATCGGCACGTCACCGCGACCGCTGTACGCGTGGAGGGCGGACTCGGCTTCTTCCGGCCGCAACCAGGCGACATTCCTGAACCCCGCAGGGACGTCGTGGAACGGCGCTGCAGGTTGACTCCCGGTCGACGGCTGATCCTCGACAGCGGGGGAAAGGACCTCAGGCGATGGCTCGGCCGAGTCCGGCGCAACCTGCTGAACGGACGACTCTTCTGCCAATTCGGCCGCCGGCTCCGGCTCCGGCTCACCGCGGTGGCGACCTCCGGCCGACTCCGACTCCGACTCCCACTCCGACTCCGACTCCGACTCCGACTCCGACTCCGCGATCTCCGAGCCGGTCGGCTCCGGCTCGCTCACATCGCCGTAGGTCGGATCGTCCGTCGGCGCGTCGGCAACCGCCGGGATGATGCTCGCCCCGCGCAGGACACCCGCACCGGCAGAGGGCTCGTCCTCCGACACGGTGGGCTTGATCCTCAGTTCCTCGATCCGCTGCCAGAGAGGCTCCAGGGCCGCGTTCGGATCGCGGGCGAAGACGCTCCCTCTGATCCGGACGAAGACGCAGTTGCCGACGCGTTCCAGGACCGCCTGCCGCCTGATGTCGGCTTCCCACTGGTCGGGCCCGTGGTAGGGGTCGCCGTCGCACTCGATGGCCAGCCGTCTGCCACCCGGCGCCGGGAGAACGAAGTCGATCCGGTTGCGCCCGATGCGGAACTGCGGTTGTGGCCGGTAGCCGCGCAACAACATGGGGCGGAGCACCGCCCGCTCGAAGTCGCTCTCGCATCGCGCCTCGAGATCCTCGTAGGCGGCCTCGGCGACGTCGACGTTGCGGCAGTAGTCGAGCAGAAGCGCGCGGGCATCGTCGCTTCGCAGGTCGGACGGTTCGATGGAGTGGAACACCCACAGCTGGTTCTTCGCCCGCGAGGCGGCGACGTTGACCCTGCGGTGGAAGTCCCGCCTGGTGAACGCTGCCACCGCGCCGTTGTGCACCGACACCACCGTCGAGATCAGGACGACGTCTCGTTCGTCTCCCTGGAAGGTGTAGGAGTCACCGACCCGCAGGTCACGTCGCGCCATCTCCTCGGCGCCGATGGCTTCCCGGATCCGGTCCAGGAGGTAGAGCGCCTGCCCGCTGGTGCTCAGCAGACTGATCACACCGATCGTCTGGCCGCGGTACGCCGGGTCCGCCACGATCGCGGCGAGTCGTTCGACCAGGGCCTCAGCCTCAGGAACGTTCACCTCGCCGAACTTCGCGACCGTCTGCCGGATCCCTTCCGGTACGTGGACCGCGTTGACCGGATCGCCGATGCCGGCGGGGACGTCACTGCGCAGCGGCTCGATCGCGCCGTCGTAGTACGTACGGCTGGAGAAGTCGATGATCGCCGGCACGCAACGGAAGTGCTCGGTCAGCAAAATCCGCTGCGGTGACCGGCGTACGGCGTGGTCGTAGAGGCTCGACTCGTTGTCGAAGTGCTCTGCCGACGGCACGTCCCGCAGGTGTGCGTTGATCAGCCCCATCACACCGCCGACGAACGGCAGCTGGGGACCGATCTGCTGGTCGTCACCCACGACGACGGCCCGCGACCCGAGACTGAGCACCGGCAACGCGAACATGTCGGCCTGCGACGCCTCGTCGACGATGACGACGTCGAACTTCGCGCCGTTCGCGAACTGCTCGATGGCCCGGTCGACCGTCATCACCCACACGGGAACCGCGTCCACCGCCTGGGACATGGCCGACTGCGCGTGTGCCTGCCACATCGCGGCGTTCTTGCCCGTGCCCTTACCGATCTTGCGCAGCGAGGTCGCCCAGTCGGCGAGTGCCGCCCGGCGGCGGTCGTCCAGAGCCCGGGACACCTCCAGCCACGCGGACGCGACGACCACGTCCTGCGTCAGCCGGCGAATGCGTTCACGGGCCTGCTCGACCCGCCGGCCGAGGCTGTCCGGATCGACGCTTCCCACGGCTGCGTCGAACCAGGTCTGCGTCTGCCGCCATCCCCATCGCCGCAGACAGTCCGCGCCGGATCCCCGCAGTGCCGCGGCCGTACCGGAGTCGATCTCGGCTGCCCAGCTCGGCGCGACCGCCGCGAGCCGGGAACGCAACTGCTCGTAGCGCTGCACGTCGGGCCGCAGCGCTGCGAGCCGGCGCACCTCATCGACCGCGGCGTCCCAACGCGGCAGGTCCTGGTCGTTCCAGGCCAGATCGAGTACGCGCCACAGGTCGCTCGCGTTGTCCGTGGCAGCTCCGCGCTGCAGGTAGCTCGCCACCCCGCGTTCCTCGGCTGACAACCGGTCGTTGACGAAGACCTCCCGGCAGTCCCCGAGGAAGGCCGCGATGGCCCCGAGTGCGGCGGAGTCCACGGTCGTCGGTACCGACCGACTCAGCTGGACGATCCTCGACCGGAGCGCCGGCCAGGCCTGGCTGTTCCAGTTCGTCGCCTCGCTCGCCTGCGTGGCAAGCGTTCCTGCCCACATCTCCGGCTCCGTCGACGGGTCCGGCACGGGCCCGTCCAGGCGCTGCATCCACTCGGTCCACCGGCTACGAAGCTCCTGCCGCAACCGATCCCGATCGAGGTGGGCCAGTACAACATCGACCTCCTCCGGCGTTCGGAGTGGCCGGCCGTCGACGCGGCAGTCCTCGGCCAGTTTGTACTGCGCGGAGTGGAACAGCTTCTTCGGTGGCCTGCCGTCCGCCAGGCGCCCGCGGAGCTCGCGCAGCCGGTCCGGAAGCTGCCAGATCTCGGCGTGCTGCCGCTCAGCGATGGCCACCTCGTGCACACCGATGACCCGCCGGATCCCCATCAGGTCGTCGAGGAGCGTCTGGCACGCCGCCTGGTGGTCCTGCCACGACTGTTCCCAGTGCGCTTCGGAGACGAGGTTGGAAAGCCGCTCGGTCCAGCTGCCTTCCCGGGCGGCGAGGAGCCGGGCGGCCTCCTCCACGTCGGCGCGCAACTCTTCCACCGACGGTTGGCCGGCAGCTCGGACGGCACCGATGTCGACTCGCTGCTCGGACAGCCGGCGGACCACCTCGACCGCCTCCGCCAGCCGGACACGGTCGCGTCTCGCCGCGTCCGCCGAGGGCAGGTCTGCCGCGACGGGGAGCTCGCGGAGCGCCTGACGACGGTCCTCCTTCGCCAGCGACCCGGCCGAGTCCAGCAGGGTGGTGAACTCCTCGCCGGTGAGCGGGGCGGGCGTATCCGGCGACACCGCGTCGGGGATGTCTCCGTACGCCGCGGCGTCTCCGGCCAGCCAGGTTCCGACCTCCCTCGCCCCCAGCTCCACCCCGTCTATCTCGAAGGTCGCGGACTCGCCCTCGGCGATCGTCCGCAGGCCGTTCAGCGCCTGGCCGAGGTCGCGTTCGGCCTGCTCCAGGCTCTTCACCAGCCGGTCCCGCTCGAGCTGGGCGGCATGCTGGTCGAGCGTGGACGCACGGTCGGACAGCTCCCGCGCGGCGAGCTGAAGCTGGGTGAGCTGGTCACTGGACCGGCCGAGGACCGCCAGGCACAGCGCCTGGACCTCCTCCGGCAGCCCGTCCCGAAGGACCCGCAGCGGGTCCTCCTTCTGCGCCACCACCAGCACGCGCTTGCCGTTCGCCATCAGATGGCAGATCAGGTTACGGATGGTGTGCGTCTTGCCGGTCCCCGGCGGGCCCTGCACCGCGACGCTCCGGTGCATCGCGAGTCGGCGCGCGATCGACTCCTGCGCCTCGTTCGTCGGAAGTGGCATCAGCAGCCGCTCACCGACCGCTCGCCATGCCTCCGGCCGGTCCGCGGGCATCTGCAGTCGGCTGGGCTCGTGTGCCAGGACGGACGCGAGCGAGCCGATCGTCTCGGTGCTCCCGTCCAGCAGCCGGTCCCTGAACGCCTCGAGGAAGCGACGCAGCAACCGCTGACGGGGACGTACGAACAACACACCCGTGTCGTGGATGTGGGGTACGCCAGGGTCGGGTGCCCCCGCCTCACGGATGACAGGATCCAGGCCCATCCGGCTCATCGCGCGCTCGAACAGCTCACGGCGTTCCAGCTCGTCCCATACGTCGACCTCGACCAGCCCACCAGGCTGCGCCAGGTCGAGGAGATGGCGAAGATGCTGCTCCGGCATTCCGCTCAGCGGATCCACCTGCAACCGGGCCGGGCCGGACGGTACGACGCTGACGGCGGGCTGCTCCGGGTCGTACTCGATCGTGACCGGGCTCGCCACCAGCGGATAACGGACGCGGTGTTCCCCGACCCGCAGCTCCAGGATCCCGTGGCCCCAGACGAGCTCCTCGGTCGCGGTCTGCATGTCCAGCAGGTGCTGCAGGTCGAAGAGGGTGCGATGGAGCTCGCGTACACGCTCGATCGTGGTCGCCTCGTCGGCCCAACGCCGCCACTCGTTGTCCCGCCACCACCCGAACCGGGATCTGATGACCTCGAGGTCGTGGTCCTCGGTGAGGGCGTCGCGGTCGAGTTCCGGCTCGACGTCCGCGTGCTGATCCGCGACGAACGGCCGCAGATCACGGGGAACCTTCGGAGGCTCCGGGAGTGCGGGCATCCCGACCCGCAACCAGTCCGCATCCTCCGATCCACGGCCGAGCTGGACCAGAGGATGCGTGGGAAGGTCGGCCTGCCAGAACGCGTGCGCCGACGGGACCGCCCGGGTGGGCTTCTCGATCTGCGCGCGTACTGCCAGGAGGTACTCCGCCAACGAGACCGCTCGACCGCGCACGAGCTCCGGCGTTTCACCACCGCTGTGCGTCGACTGGTCCGCCGTCATAGCCTCTCCCCCAGATTGCCGGCAGTCAGGATAGAGCCCCCGCCATCAACCCGTCGTCAACGCGGGTCAGAGGGTCAGTCCGTGGCCGAACCTGAACAGTGGCTCAGCGGTGTCGAACGGTACGTCGCTGCGGCTGTCCTCCACCGCCCGCGTCGACGAGGGCAGGTCGAACGGCAGCCGGCCCTCCGGCCTGACGTCGCCGAAGAGCACGTCGAGCAGCGCCCGCGCGTTCGTGCCGTAGGTGGCGACGACGGCCGCGGCCTGGTCGGCGATCTCCGGGATCACCGCGGCGCGTTCGAGGTGGAGGTCCACCACGGTCGGCACTGAGGCGTAGACGGCCGCTTGGCGGGCCTTCTCGGCCTCGTCGAACTCCAGCGACCCCGCGTGGAACATCGCCTCGAACCCACCCGGACGTGGCTCGAACGGCGTACCCAACCGGAGCAACGCCACGTCCGCCTCAGCCGGCGTGTCGACCACCGTCGCGAACGGCGCCACGACCTCGGCGTCGATCCCCTCGACGTACAGCCGGATTCCCTTGCGCAGCGGGAGAATCTGCTCCTGGTTGGTCAGCACGGTGACCGAACGCCGCTGCACGTCCTCACCGCGCGCGACGAAGGCCGGCCTGCCGACGACGCCCGCCACCGCGTCGACGTCCACGAACGGGTCGTCGAACAGGCCGAGCCGGAACTTCTCCCGCAGCAACCGGCGTACGGACACGTCGATCCGGTCGACGCTCACCAGCCCCTTCTCGACCGCCTCGACCACGAGCTCCGGCCGGCTCTCGCCGCCGAACTGGTCGCAGCCCGCGTCGACGATCTTCACGACCCGTTCGAGCTCGCTCAGGTGCTCACATCCCCAGGCGCGGGCGGGCATCGGCTGCCCCATGATCTCGGCATCGGTGACCAGTCCCCAGTCGGTGCACACGATGCCGTCGAAGCCGAGCCGCTCGCGCAGGATGCCGGTGACGACGCCCTTGTTGAACGCGAATCCGACCTCCTCGTACTCCGTGCCGACCGGCATGCCGTAGTACGGCATCACCTGGGAGGTGCCGGCTGCCAGCGCTGCCAAGAACGGCTTGACGTGGTAGTCGAAGTTGCCGCCCGGGTAGACCTGCTCGCGTCCGTAGGCGAAGTGCGGATCCTCCCCGTCCAGCTGCGGCCCGCCGCCCGGGAAGTGCTTGGTCATCGTCGAGACGCTGCCGGGGCCGATCGTCGCGCCGCCCTGGAAACCCCTGACGTACGCCGCGACGAGTTCACCCGACAGGTCGGCGTCCTCACCGAACGTGCCGGAAACCCGCGACCACCGGGGCTCGGTGGCCAGGTCGACCTGTGGGTGCAGCGCGACCCGGAAGCCGACCGCGGTGTACTCCTGGCGGGCGATGTCGGCGAACTCCTCCACCAGCTCGGCTGAACGAAGTGCGGCGAAGCCGAGCGTCTCGGGCCACTGGCTGAACGCCGTTGCCCTGAAGGCCGTACCGACATTCTCGGTGAAGTGGTGGCGAGGATCGGTGGAGAGCGAGACCGGGATGCCGAGCCGGGTTTGCCGGGCAGCATCCTGGAGTCGGTTGTGCCACTCAGCCACCTGCCGCGGGTCGTCCACCGAACCCAGCAGGTTGAAGTGGTTGAGGGACTGGTCGGCTACGAGCTGCTGCGTACCGGGCAGCCCCGGCGGGTCGCCGGCCACCGCCAGCCGGCCGCCGGGCCCCATCGCCACCATGGGCTGGAACATCAGCCCGGCCTTCTCCGGCAACGTCATCCGGGCCAGCAGATCCTGCACCCGGTCATCGACGGTGCGGGCAGGGTCACGGTAGGTCTCGGTCACCAGGCTCTCCTCTCGACGGGGAGTACGAACGGCAGTGTTCCGTACCCCGGCCCCACCGGTGCGATCTTGGGACACGCACAGCGCCGCGGTTTGCGTGGTCGCCCGCGATGCAGTATCCAATACCGGACATTACGACCTTTCCACCCAGGATCGGCGAGGTTCGAGCGGGGGACGTCCCGGCCCTGGGCGACCAAGGAGATCATCATCTCTACGCACCAGTCGTACACCACAGGCCACATGGCGACCCGCGAGGACCTGGCGGCCCGGCAGATACCGCAGTCCGACCCGGCCATGCCGGTGGTGCAGCACCGGACGGCCGGAGTTCACTGGCCGCAGTACGTCAACAACCACCGGCTCGTCGGCGGACTCGTGGCGGGGTTCGCGGCCCTCCACATCGCCGACATGATCGGCTACTGGCTGCCCGGCGTCGGCCTGCCGAAGCTGGACTTCGCCTTCTTCAACGGCTCCCTCCTCATGCCCAAGGTGCCCGGCGCACCGCAGTGGTTCGAGGGGCACATCTTCCACACCCTGAACGGCCTGGTGTTCGCGCTCGGCTACGCCCTGCTGATCTTTCCGCTGATGGGCAAGACCCTGACGACCGCGCGCAACGTCGCCCGCGGAGTCGCCATGGGTATGACCCTGGCAACACTGAGTTGCCTGTGGTGGATCCCCACTCAGTTCCCGGCGCTGCACGCGGGCTTCATGTCGCACAATCTCGGCTGGAATCTCGTTCTCGCCGTCTACGTGTGGCACCTCGCCTGGTCACTGGCCATCGGCTTCTTCTTCAACCCGCAGGACTGAACGCCTCACCCACGACGGTCACCCGGCTGCCGGTCGAGGGTCCAGCCGGCCGGCGCCACCCGCGCGCAGGTGTGCCAGCAGGCCCTCGCCGGCAGCCGGATCGGCCTCCGACCGCAGTGTCAACCAGCGCTTGCCGGAGTCGGCGGACGCGAGACCTCCACCGAGCACCAGCGAGTCGGTGACGGTCTCGGCCAGCAGGCGCACCTCGGGTTCGCTCCCGCCGGCCTCGGCCACCTTCGTACGCTCGATCGGCGCCGCCCAGATCAGCCGGCTCTCCACGACCACGAGCCGGCGCTGGGTGACCAGCACCGTGACCGGGCGACCGGCATGACACACCAGTTCGGCGGCGAACCCGATCCGCTCGTCATCCTCCATGAACGTCGCGAGCGCACGGTCGACCACCTCGGTCGGCAGCGGATCGGCGGGCGCGGCTCTGCCCGGCCCGGCTTCGCGCGGCCCGGCTTCGTGTGGCGCGGCTTCGCGTGGCGCGCCTTCGCCCGGTGCGGATTCGTGCGGCGCGGCCGGCGGCGTTGCGTCGCCTTCCCAGCTCGTGTCGACCGTGGGCAGGGCGCCCATGGCCCGGGCCGCGTCCAGCAGCGTGGGGAAGAAGTCGTGGAACGCCGCCGCGTCACGGATCCGCATGGTCGTGGTGAGCTCACCGCCCGACGGCCCGCCGGGCGTCCTCGCCGTGACGGCGAAATCACCGAGGCTGGGCTCGGGCGGTTTACCGACGAAGACGACGTACGGAAGGGCCACCGCGGTCACGCGCTCACGGGACTCGAACACGACGCGCTGGTCGGTGACGAAGGCAAAGCCCGCGGCGTTTCCCTCGTGCGGGAAGCGCACGGCAACGCGCGCACGCGGCCGCTCCCCCGGCCGCATCACCGACTTCAGCAACAGCCAGTCACGCGACTCCGCGGCGACGGCGCGACCACGCTGGGTCGCCGCCCGGACGTGGAGATCCTCCAGGGCGCGGTCGCCGACCGTGATGCTGACTGACTTCTTCCGGAGACGCACGAGGCCGCAGATTAGCCGTACTCGGACGACCTCTCAAACCGGGCAAAGAGGACGGGCGCGTCACCGGCCCCATGGCCAGCTGTCGCCGCCGCCCAGCAAGGGGCGCTGGTGTTCGGGGAGCGAGGCGACGAACTCGGGGCTGGGCTCGTTGCCGGGCCAGACCCGCATCATCGGCGGCGTGTACCCACAGATCATCACCGCTCGCTCACGGTCGCCGCGAACGGCGGTGCTGCTGTGGACGAGCGACTCGGCGAAGAGCAGCACCGACCCCGCGCTCGCCTCGACCTGGTGGATGAGCCGGTCGTCCTCGCGAGCCGCGTCGATGATGTCCTGCTCCGGCCAGCCGAGTCGGTGGCTGCCCGGAATCACCGCCGTACCCCCGTCGTCGGGACCGACGTCGGTGAGGTACGCCAGGGTCTTCACGAACAGGCAGTGGAAGTGGTGGTCGGCGGAGTACGTCCCCCACCCGTGCCGGGCGCCGGTGTGAAATCCCAGCGGCTGCACGCGGTTCCTCGAGCCCGAGGCCGGCCCGGGCTCATCCGGCGCTTCGGGGTCGCGGCGGTTGATGATCGCCTCGGACTCCTCCAGGCGCACTCGTCCGCCGACAAGCTCCTCGACGAGCGGCACCAGCGCCGGGTGCGCGGCGTAGTCCAGCAGTGCCTGGTCGTACTCGACCAGGTGACCGATGCTGAGGAAGTGCGCACTGCGGCTGTTCACATAGACGCCGCGGGCGGCCAGGTCCGGCTCCGCCTTCAGCCGATAGAGGGCGTCCTTGATGCGCGCGATCTCGTGCTGGGTAAGGACGTTCTCCAGCAGTACGAAGCCGTACACGTCGAGGTGCAGCCGCTGCGCGGGAGTCAGCCGAGGCCGCTCCGCCGCGTCGCCGACCGAGGGCTGCTCGTCGGTTGCCTTCTGCGGCGTTGTCGTCATCGGCGGCACCTCCAGTACGCGAGAATCTCAAGACAGCGGGCTCATTCTGGCGCACACCCACCGCGCTCCCGGCCGGCACCCGCGGCGTCAGTGGGCAGGCCGAGCCGGCGCGGCAGCGAGTCCGGGTCCGGATCCGGATCCGTACGCGGTCAGGAACCTGCTGCGGAAGGTGTCCATCCGCCAGACCGGAGCCGTTGGGCTCGGGTCGAGTCCGTTCTGCCAACCCCAGTGGGAGATTCGGGCCATGACGGCCGGGTCGTGGGCGACGATCGCGATCGGCACGTCCCGGTTGGAAGAGTGCCGGGTGACCGTCGGGTTGGGCTGGTGGTCGCCGAGGAACACGAGCACGGTGTTCTTGTCGCCGTACTTCTCCACGTACGTGAGGAGACTGGTCAGCGAGTAGCCGATCGAGCGGGCGTACTCGGTGCGTACCTGGTCGGCGTTCTTCCATACCTGCTTGGGATTCCTGCCCACCTTGTGGATGGCGTCGTAGACCGAGCCGTCGCCCACCTCGTCCCAGCCGACCATTGACGGCAGAGGTGCCCACGGATTGTGGCTGGACGTCAGGACGACCTCGGCCATCAACGGCCCGCGGTGCTTCCGGCCGTGCTCGAGGCGTTCGAACGCGGACAGGGTGTACTGGTCGGGCAT
This Actinopolymorpha cephalotaxi DNA region includes the following protein-coding sequences:
- a CDS encoding glycoside hydrolase family 3 protein yields the protein MTETYRDPARTVDDRVQDLLARMTLPEKAGLMFQPMVAMGPGGRLAVAGDPPGLPGTQQLVADQSLNHFNLLGSVDDPRQVAEWHNRLQDAARQTRLGIPVSLSTDPRHHFTENVGTAFRATAFSQWPETLGFAALRSAELVEEFADIARQEYTAVGFRVALHPQVDLATEPRWSRVSGTFGEDADLSGELVAAYVRGFQGGATIGPGSVSTMTKHFPGGGPQLDGEDPHFAYGREQVYPGGNFDYHVKPFLAALAAGTSQVMPYYGMPVGTEYEEVGFAFNKGVVTGILRERLGFDGIVCTDWGLVTDAEIMGQPMPARAWGCEHLSELERVVKIVDAGCDQFGGESRPELVVEAVEKGLVSVDRIDVSVRRLLREKFRLGLFDDPFVDVDAVAGVVGRPAFVARGEDVQRRSVTVLTNQEQILPLRKGIRLYVEGIDAEVVAPFATVVDTPAEADVALLRLGTPFEPRPGGFEAMFHAGSLEFDEAEKARQAAVYASVPTVVDLHLERAAVIPEIADQAAAVVATYGTNARALLDVLFGDVRPEGRLPFDLPSSTRAVEDSRSDVPFDTAEPLFRFGHGLTL
- a CDS encoding GntR family transcriptional regulator produces the protein MVRIHLLELIRDNLEPHQKLPTERRLSDELGVSRLTVRRAVEQLVDEGEVYRIQGSGTYVAEPAIRKRELLTSFSDDMRSRGLTPGAKLLKAEETVAGARESWLLGVSPGEPLVHLLRLRSAGSVPMCLEEVWLLARLVPGLLATPLEDSLYETLLARYSITLDRTQQQVRATVVDNAQAALLEVPALTPALLVERVTYDVRGRAVELACSLYRGDRYTLEQTLRRSQ
- a CDS encoding phytanoyl-CoA dioxygenase family protein, translated to MTTTPQKATDEQPSVGDAAERPRLTPAQRLHLDVYGFVLLENVLTQHEIARIKDALYRLKAEPDLAARGVYVNSRSAHFLSIGHLVEYDQALLDYAAHPALVPLVEELVGGRVRLEESEAIINRRDPEAPDEPGPASGSRNRVQPLGFHTGARHGWGTYSADHHFHCLFVKTLAYLTDVGPDDGGTAVIPGSHRLGWPEQDIIDAAREDDRLIHQVEASAGSVLLFAESLVHSSTAVRGDRERAVMICGYTPPMMRVWPGNEPSPEFVASLPEHQRPLLGGGDSWPWGR
- a CDS encoding AAA domain-containing protein gives rise to the protein MTADQSTHSGGETPELVRGRAVSLAEYLLAVRAQIEKPTRAVPSAHAFWQADLPTHPLVQLGRGSEDADWLRVGMPALPEPPKVPRDLRPFVADQHADVEPELDRDALTEDHDLEVIRSRFGWWRDNEWRRWADEATTIERVRELHRTLFDLQHLLDMQTATEELVWGHGILELRVGEHRVRYPLVASPVTIEYDPEQPAVSVVPSGPARLQVDPLSGMPEQHLRHLLDLAQPGGLVEVDVWDELERRELFERAMSRMGLDPVIREAGAPDPGVPHIHDTGVLFVRPRQRLLRRFLEAFRDRLLDGSTETIGSLASVLAHEPSRLQMPADRPEAWRAVGERLLMPLPTNEAQESIARRLAMHRSVAVQGPPGTGKTHTIRNLICHLMANGKRVLVVAQKEDPLRVLRDGLPEEVQALCLAVLGRSSDQLTQLQLAARELSDRASTLDQHAAQLERDRLVKSLEQAERDLGQALNGLRTIAEGESATFEIDGVELGAREVGTWLAGDAAAYGDIPDAVSPDTPAPLTGEEFTTLLDSAGSLAKEDRRQALRELPVAADLPSADAARRDRVRLAEAVEVVRRLSEQRVDIGAVRAAGQPSVEELRADVEEAARLLAAREGSWTERLSNLVSEAHWEQSWQDHQAACQTLLDDLMGIRRVIGVHEVAIAERQHAEIWQLPDRLRELRGRLADGRPPKKLFHSAQYKLAEDCRVDGRPLRTPEEVDVVLAHLDRDRLRQELRSRWTEWMQRLDGPVPDPSTEPEMWAGTLATQASEATNWNSQAWPALRSRIVQLSRSVPTTVDSAALGAIAAFLGDCREVFVNDRLSAEERGVASYLQRGAATDNASDLWRVLDLAWNDQDLPRWDAAVDEVRRLAALRPDVQRYEQLRSRLAAVAPSWAAEIDSGTAAALRGSGADCLRRWGWRQTQTWFDAAVGSVDPDSLGRRVEQARERIRRLTQDVVVASAWLEVSRALDDRRRAALADWATSLRKIGKGTGKNAAMWQAHAQSAMSQAVDAVPVWVMTVDRAIEQFANGAKFDVVIVDEASQADMFALPVLSLGSRAVVVGDDQQIGPQLPFVGGVMGLINAHLRDVPSAEHFDNESSLYDHAVRRSPQRILLTEHFRCVPAIIDFSSRTYYDGAIEPLRSDVPAGIGDPVNAVHVPEGIRQTVAKFGEVNVPEAEALVERLAAIVADPAYRGQTIGVISLLSTSGQALYLLDRIREAIGAEEMARRDLRVGDSYTFQGDERDVVLISTVVSVHNGAVAAFTRRDFHRRVNVAASRAKNQLWVFHSIEPSDLRSDDARALLLDYCRNVDVAEAAYEDLEARCESDFERAVLRPMLLRGYRPQPQFRIGRNRIDFVLPAPGGRRLAIECDGDPYHGPDQWEADIRRQAVLERVGNCVFVRIRGSVFARDPNAALEPLWQRIEELRIKPTVSEDEPSAGAGVLRGASIIPAVADAPTDDPTYGDVSEPEPTGSEIAESESESESESEWESESESAGGRHRGEPEPEPAAELAEESSVQQVAPDSAEPSPEVLSPAVEDQPSTGSQPAAPFHDVPAGFRNVAWLRPEEAESALHAYSGRGDVPIWKNHKVTGWARYHAPDAELARKYRANVLVERLGAAGPRIVCWVREYEAKAVVEAVHLRRDVPFDGAVGCRPGLVQYFPPDSDSATRFRSVTRLLRARAGGWDRLEDGGPGDPDDTARPAESGRTSPPLQPGYAISLYTRGELQALIRWVLADGQHRSYEELVATAADVLNSPSRREQVEGSLHSAVRAVDRGNQKPLEEKDNGSQSVAATTSEVRTWARRNGLAVSDRGRLSEHVIAAYNRKHPDRPFAG